One window of Anaerolineales bacterium genomic DNA carries:
- the argF gene encoding ornithine carbamoyltransferase, which yields MKDFIAISDFSSDEIQDFLDLAVKLKKEYFKKGNKPLFKGKVLGMIFQKPSLRTRVSFDMAMRHCGGDALYLSPSEIGLGKRESIADVARVLSGYVQALMARTFDHAHVVELAQWADVPVINGLSDYNHPCQGMADALTIIEKFGKKSKGLNISYVGDGNNVTVSLMHVSAQLGWNMTVGTPEGYDVNPGAVEIAQAIARKTGSKLVFVRDPHEAVRKANVIYTDTWTSMGQEEETAIREKIFPPYQVNAKLVSEADRDVIVMHCLPAHRNQELTDDVADGPHSAIFQQAHNRLHAQKAILARLFGVA from the coding sequence ATGAAGGACTTTATTGCGATTTCTGATTTTTCATCGGATGAGATCCAGGACTTTCTCGACCTCGCGGTCAAGCTGAAGAAGGAGTATTTCAAGAAGGGGAATAAACCGCTTTTCAAGGGCAAGGTCCTTGGGATGATCTTCCAAAAACCGAGCCTGCGTACCCGCGTATCGTTCGATATGGCCATGCGGCATTGCGGCGGCGATGCGCTTTACCTCTCTCCAAGCGAGATCGGGCTCGGCAAACGCGAGTCGATCGCGGATGTGGCGCGGGTGTTATCCGGCTATGTTCAGGCGTTGATGGCGCGCACCTTCGACCATGCCCATGTCGTGGAACTTGCGCAATGGGCGGATGTTCCCGTGATCAACGGTCTAAGCGATTACAATCATCCCTGCCAGGGGATGGCGGATGCGTTGACCATCATCGAAAAATTCGGCAAGAAATCGAAAGGTCTGAATATCAGTTATGTGGGCGATGGTAACAACGTCACGGTTTCGCTCATGCACGTTTCAGCCCAACTTGGCTGGAACATGACTGTGGGGACGCCGGAAGGGTATGACGTGAACCCGGGGGCGGTCGAGATCGCGCAAGCCATTGCCCGCAAAACCGGCAGCAAACTGGTGTTCGTGCGCGATCCCCATGAAGCGGTCAGGAAGGCGAATGTCATTTACACCGATACCTGGACAAGCATGGGCCAGGAAGAAGAGACCGCGATCCGTGAGAAGATCTTCCCGCCGTATCAGGTCAACGCAAAATTGGTGAGCGAAGCGGACAGGGATGTGATCGTAATGCACTGCCTGCCTGCGCATCGCAACCAGGAATTGACCGACGATGTCGCAGACGGCCCTCATTCTGCGATCTTCCAGCAGGCGCATAACAGGCTGCATGCGCAGAAGGCGATCCTTGCTAGGCTGTTTGGCGTGGCGTGA
- a CDS encoding MBL fold metallo-hydrolase, protein MANADLRTIDLNFQGKTQAIASYLIRDGDAVVLIESGPGSTLSALEAGLANAGLSSRNVTHVLLTHIHLDHAGAAGWLSRQGAEIFVHPIGAPHMLNPEKLIASATRIYGDRMDQLWGEFLPVAESRLKVPNDAEEIVIGNLRFLPVQTPGHADHHYAYVFEDICFSGDVGGVRIPGFQYLRAPMPPPELHFGKWRDSLARLRGMKFSRIAPTHFGLYEDVGWHLSSLDQTLAAMETWLERVMARNPSIEELREEFTLWMEEESREKNLNDEVVRAYSLSNPVAMSADGLMRYWRKVRGG, encoded by the coding sequence ATGGCAAACGCCGACCTACGCACAATCGATCTAAACTTTCAGGGGAAGACTCAGGCCATCGCATCTTATTTGATTCGGGATGGAGACGCAGTTGTGTTGATCGAATCGGGACCCGGTTCGACTCTTTCTGCGCTCGAGGCTGGTCTGGCGAATGCGGGCTTGTCCTCCCGAAACGTGACCCACGTCCTGCTCACGCACATACATCTGGATCATGCCGGGGCGGCAGGCTGGCTCTCGCGCCAGGGTGCGGAGATATTCGTGCATCCCATCGGTGCGCCGCACATGCTTAACCCCGAAAAACTTATTGCCAGCGCAACCCGTATTTACGGGGATAGGATGGATCAACTCTGGGGTGAGTTCCTGCCTGTGGCGGAGAGCAGGCTCAAGGTCCCGAATGATGCGGAGGAGATCGTCATCGGAAATTTGCGGTTTCTACCCGTCCAAACCCCCGGGCATGCCGACCATCATTATGCCTATGTCTTCGAGGACATATGTTTCAGCGGGGATGTGGGCGGGGTGCGAATCCCCGGTTTTCAATATTTGCGCGCGCCCATGCCGCCGCCGGAACTGCACTTCGGCAAATGGCGTGACTCTTTGGCGCGATTGCGCGGCATGAAATTCTCAAGGATCGCGCCCACCCATTTCGGTCTATATGAGGATGTAGGGTGGCATTTGAGTTCATTGGACCAGACTCTGGCTGCGATGGAGACCTGGCTGGAACGTGTGATGGCTCGTAATCCTTCCATCGAGGAATTAAGGGAGGAATTCACCCTGTGGATGGAGGAGGAGAGCCGGGAGAAAAACCTCAACGATGAGGTCGTGCGCGCGTACTCACTATCGAATCCGGTGGCGATGAGCGCGGACGGTTTGATGCGGTATTGGAGGAAGGTCCGGGGCGGGTAA
- a CDS encoding DUF58 domain-containing protein — protein sequence MKAGRTLVLMMFLVGIIGVLVNGAPVYSRFLYSSILLAFLAWLWTFWVARGLYLERSSRELRANVGDVLEENIKLTNRSRIPAAWIEVINGTTIPFASGSRLFTLVMAKQLRNYTARTWLTRRGSFQLGPTHVSTGDPFGLFTAGKQFKAGETLIVLPMIHEIQAFPSPQGILTGGPVIRRKSADITPHASGVREYVPGDAMKRIHWPTSARRRRLMVKEFEQDPQAEVWVYLDSQRAVHFQKKHEEMEAPFQTMLLMRRPKIELPPSTLEYSVSIAASLAHYFIRQGRAVGYASAGQVLNILPAERGVRQEAKVLEMLAFVKADGVLSLGGLIATQAALLPQGSSVILVTPTTRPDLFQAVDEVLRRYLSPIVVLLDAKSFEGPTGSADLLASLRERRVPVVSVSCGDNLSETLSGISTNFNLQGPRTWQTPTYAQSI from the coding sequence ATGAAAGCCGGGCGGACTCTCGTCCTTATGATGTTTCTTGTCGGTATCATCGGCGTGCTGGTCAATGGCGCGCCGGTCTATTCCCGATTCCTGTATAGCAGCATCCTGCTCGCCTTTCTCGCCTGGTTGTGGACCTTCTGGGTGGCAAGAGGGCTCTACCTGGAGCGAAGTTCGCGCGAATTGCGGGCTAACGTGGGGGATGTGCTCGAGGAAAATATCAAACTGACCAATCGCAGCCGAATTCCAGCCGCATGGATCGAAGTGATTAATGGAACGACCATCCCGTTCGCTTCAGGTTCACGCCTCTTCACACTGGTAATGGCAAAACAGCTGCGAAATTATACGGCTCGCACCTGGCTGACCCGCCGCGGAAGTTTTCAATTGGGTCCAACGCATGTCTCGACCGGGGATCCGTTCGGCTTGTTCACGGCGGGAAAACAATTCAAAGCCGGCGAGACATTGATCGTCCTTCCAATGATTCACGAAATTCAGGCTTTCCCATCCCCGCAGGGGATTTTGACGGGAGGACCGGTCATTCGCAGGAAGTCGGCGGATATTACCCCTCACGCATCAGGCGTTCGAGAATACGTTCCCGGTGATGCGATGAAGCGCATCCACTGGCCCACGAGCGCGCGGCGTCGGCGTCTTATGGTCAAAGAGTTTGAGCAGGACCCGCAGGCCGAAGTGTGGGTATATCTTGATTCCCAACGGGCTGTTCACTTCCAGAAAAAACATGAAGAGATGGAAGCGCCTTTCCAGACCATGTTGTTAATGAGACGACCAAAGATCGAACTTCCTCCCTCCACGTTGGAATACTCCGTCAGCATCGCGGCATCGCTCGCGCATTATTTCATCCGGCAGGGTCGCGCGGTCGGTTACGCCAGTGCAGGGCAGGTGTTGAACATCCTTCCAGCGGAGCGGGGCGTGCGCCAGGAGGCGAAAGTTCTCGAAATGCTGGCGTTCGTAAAAGCCGATGGAGTTCTATCGCTTGGAGGCCTTATCGCCACACAAGCCGCGCTCCTTCCCCAGGGTTCGAGCGTCATTCTTGTCACTCCCACCACCCGCCCAGACTTGTTCCAGGCAGTCGATGAAGTTCTTCGCCGCTATCTTTCCCCCATCGTGGTATTGTTGGACGCAAAGTCCTTCGAGGGACCGACAGGCTCGGCGGATTTGCTGGCATCCTTGCGGGAAAGGCGCGTGCCCGTCGTCTCTGTTTCTTGCGGCGATAATCTTTCGGAAACTCTTTCAGGAATCTCGACAAATTTCAATCTCCAGGGACCCCGTACATGGCAAACGCCGACCTACGCACAATCGATCTAA
- a CDS encoding MoxR family ATPase, giving the protein MADVKEFGERIVSSLEKVIVGKRQSLELVVIGLLCQGHILIEDVPGVGKTVLARSLARSLDCVFNRIQFTPDMLPSDVTGVSIYNQQKNEFEFRPGPIIGQIILADEINRATPKTQAALLEAMEERQVTVDGVTHSMPKPFIVLATQNPIEYEGTFPLPEAQLDRFLLRLRLGYPSINDEIRIMEDQKIQHPLEALTSVATGEDVIRMSEAIRQVYVSNAVKRYIVELSTRTRQSQDVYLGASPRGSLFLSRAAQARAALHGRDHVLPDDIKALAVPVLAHRIIVSAAARLRDLGSDRIVQEIVLATPVPGGTYEAAQKE; this is encoded by the coding sequence ATGGCGGATGTAAAAGAATTTGGAGAACGTATCGTCTCCAGCCTGGAAAAAGTGATCGTCGGCAAGCGGCAGTCGCTTGAGCTGGTTGTAATCGGGTTGTTATGCCAGGGTCACATTTTGATCGAGGATGTCCCCGGTGTGGGAAAGACCGTGTTGGCGCGCAGCCTTGCCCGGTCATTGGATTGCGTGTTCAATCGAATCCAATTCACGCCGGATATGCTCCCCAGTGATGTGACCGGGGTTTCCATTTACAACCAGCAGAAAAACGAGTTCGAATTCCGCCCGGGTCCCATCATCGGTCAGATCATCCTGGCAGATGAGATTAACCGCGCCACACCCAAGACCCAGGCGGCGCTTTTGGAGGCGATGGAGGAGCGTCAGGTTACCGTGGATGGCGTAACCCACTCCATGCCCAAGCCGTTTATCGTGCTTGCCACGCAAAACCCGATCGAATACGAAGGGACGTTTCCGCTTCCCGAGGCTCAGTTAGACCGTTTCCTGTTGAGGTTGCGCCTGGGTTATCCGAGCATAAACGATGAGATCCGCATCATGGAGGATCAAAAAATTCAACATCCGCTCGAGGCGTTGACATCAGTCGCGACGGGGGAGGATGTGATCCGGATGAGCGAGGCCATCCGGCAGGTTTACGTATCGAATGCGGTCAAGCGATATATAGTGGAATTGAGCACACGCACCCGGCAGAGCCAGGATGTCTATCTTGGCGCGAGCCCACGCGGAAGTCTTTTTCTTTCCCGCGCCGCCCAGGCACGCGCGGCTCTTCATGGACGGGATCATGTCCTGCCTGACGATATCAAGGCACTGGCAGTACCGGTTCTGGCTCACCGCATCATCGTCAGCGCTGCGGCCCGGTTGCGCGACCTCGGTTCGGATCGGATCGTGCAGGAAATCGTCCTTGCCACCCCCGTGCCGGGGGGTACGTACGAAGCCGCTCAAAAAGAATAG
- a CDS encoding glycosyltransferase family 39 protein: protein MTDFPLNDGGMFLSMIQDLQESQGLLPRFTSYNQLNIPFAYPPFGFYFAHFLSATLGISDVDILRWMPPFVNTVTILVFYLLASEILASRSLGALAGGFYALTPGAYGWFVMGGGLTRSFGSIFLLLSILLVLRTYKVGTVKNIALSILYCSLAVLSHPEAGFHTAAICLLLWFFYGRSVRSFRRAILVGVGTLGVTSVWWLTVISYHGLAPFLSALHTGYNGKPIWNAMMDLLIGGGIFPVLAVLRIIGIGWSIWTRRHVLLLWTILPYLVEPRSAPSVANYPLTMMLALAFAQAIPWLASILRRKPVVTEIYKDKKINNVLLGILIYMFIESNLYGFRLVGNSLTLGEREAMKWMEVNTPSDALFLPLTGVPSPETDPFVEWFPALAGRRSQSTIQGYEWLLADGFFQRYSVLSELQRCKSVDCVEQWSQDNDLPYDYAVLTANNAKGELGRSFRMNPNYARIYFTQEVVVYEKTR from the coding sequence ATGACCGATTTTCCCCTCAACGATGGGGGCATGTTCCTGAGTATGATCCAGGATTTACAGGAAAGCCAGGGGCTTCTGCCCAGGTTTACGTCGTATAACCAATTAAATATTCCCTTTGCTTATCCGCCATTCGGCTTTTATTTCGCCCACTTTTTATCTGCCACATTGGGCATTTCAGATGTAGATATCCTTCGCTGGATGCCCCCGTTTGTCAATACAGTAACAATACTCGTTTTTTATTTATTAGCTTCTGAGATTCTCGCATCGAGATCATTGGGTGCTTTGGCTGGCGGATTTTACGCGCTCACGCCTGGTGCATATGGCTGGTTCGTAATGGGCGGCGGGCTTACTCGCAGTTTTGGCTCGATCTTTTTATTGCTCTCGATCCTGTTGGTTCTACGCACATATAAGGTAGGGACTGTAAAAAATATCGCGTTGTCAATCCTTTACTGCTCGTTGGCTGTTCTAAGCCATCCCGAAGCCGGCTTCCATACTGCTGCCATCTGTTTATTGCTGTGGTTTTTTTATGGACGGAGTGTCAGGTCTTTCCGGCGAGCGATATTGGTAGGCGTCGGCACTCTGGGTGTTACATCTGTGTGGTGGTTGACGGTGATTTCATATCACGGGCTGGCTCCATTCCTTTCCGCTTTGCACACTGGCTACAACGGGAAACCCATATGGAATGCCATGATGGATCTGTTGATTGGCGGGGGTATTTTTCCTGTTTTGGCAGTTTTGCGAATAATCGGCATCGGTTGGTCGATTTGGACACGGCGGCATGTATTGCTGCTCTGGACCATCCTGCCGTATCTGGTCGAACCACGCAGCGCTCCAAGCGTGGCGAATTACCCTTTGACGATGATGTTGGCGCTGGCATTCGCGCAGGCGATTCCTTGGTTGGCATCAATCTTGAGACGCAAGCCTGTGGTGACGGAAATTTATAAAGACAAAAAAATAAATAATGTTTTATTGGGCATTCTGATCTATATGTTTATTGAATCAAATCTGTATGGATTTCGCCTGGTTGGAAACAGCCTTACTCTGGGCGAACGGGAGGCTATGAAATGGATGGAAGTAAATACACCCTCTGATGCACTCTTCCTGCCATTGACAGGCGTTCCAAGCCCTGAGACCGACCCGTTCGTGGAGTGGTTTCCCGCACTCGCAGGCCGCCGCAGTCAATCCACCATCCAAGGGTATGAATGGTTGCTAGCGGATGGATTTTTCCAGCGTTATTCCGTTCTCTCGGAATTGCAGAGGTGCAAATCCGTGGACTGTGTCGAACAATGGTCGCAGGATAATGATCTCCCGTATGACTACGCCGTTCTAACAGCTAATAATGCCAAAGGGGAACTTGGGCGTTCCTTTCGAATGAATCCCAATTACGCCCGGATTTATTTTACACAGGAGGTTGTGGTTTACGAAAAAACCCGATGA
- a CDS encoding sodium-translocating pyrophosphatase has protein sequence MFTMGLSSIEQIAIWAVFAVAWLGLGYAVFLRSQILNEDKGTEKMQEVWGAIKSGADAYLQKQLKSILPLIGILTIALFLSVYVVPPTPEALERFHGQSVERIKLIIGVARAFAFVMGAGFSLLVGQIGMRMAVEANVRVASASKKSFGDSLRIAYRAGTITGMLTDGLGLLGGTIIFIILGIAAPDALLGFGFGGTLLALFMRVGGGIFTKAADVGADLVGKVEAGIPEDDPRNPAVVADLVGDNVGDCAGMAADIFESYEVTIVSGLILGLALWHITGQLEWIVFPLVVRGIGVLSSIIGTYFVRGGETGKSEDAMKAIFSGFLTSAVISAALFFIAGYAYLNTAEMNQWGGWWRLPTAVGVGVLLAILIDRLTEYFTGTHAAPVNDIKKSADTGPATLILNGVSVGFESSVWSVIVIALTIIASIFIFGSIPGVEGADRATFVLYGVAMTGIGMLTLTGNNVAMDSFGPIADNANGIGEMSWSGKTDKDTKRAQQIMADLDAVGNTTKAITKGVAIGSAVIAAVSLFGSFLVDVSRAQAGFGIPVEQQIQTIGIRVDIPQVFVGMLLGGALPWLFSSFAIQAVARAASLIVLEVRRQFKLGVLTGKVKPDYAQAVSISTTAAQKELVSLALLGIVTPIVVGLLLTVEALGGFLAGIIVSGQLLAVFLNNSGGAWDNAKKLIEDEPKDPKKNLGKGSERHKAGVVGDTVGDPFKDTAGPALNPMIKVVNLVAVIIAPIVVQYQGVKGPALYTVWVVAAVLLGVLAWAVMRSKAPAEEMAAGVKAGNAARKSTKKK, from the coding sequence ATGTTCACAATGGGATTATCCAGCATTGAACAGATCGCGATTTGGGCCGTTTTTGCCGTTGCATGGCTTGGGCTCGGATACGCGGTTTTTTTGCGTTCTCAAATCCTCAACGAGGATAAGGGAACGGAAAAAATGCAGGAGGTTTGGGGCGCGATCAAGTCCGGCGCGGATGCGTATTTGCAGAAGCAGTTGAAATCCATCCTTCCACTGATCGGCATTCTTACCATCGCCCTGTTCCTTTCAGTATACGTCGTACCGCCAACGCCCGAAGCACTTGAGCGTTTCCATGGTCAATCTGTAGAACGGATTAAATTGATCATCGGTGTGGCACGCGCTTTTGCATTTGTCATGGGCGCGGGCTTCTCCCTGTTGGTCGGTCAGATCGGTATGCGCATGGCAGTGGAAGCCAACGTCCGGGTTGCTTCGGCTTCGAAGAAGTCTTTCGGTGATTCGCTCCGCATCGCATATCGAGCCGGTACCATCACAGGCATGCTGACAGATGGGCTTGGCTTGTTGGGCGGTACCATCATCTTCATCATCCTCGGCATTGCCGCTCCGGATGCGTTGCTTGGCTTCGGTTTCGGCGGTACGCTTCTTGCGCTGTTCATGCGCGTGGGCGGCGGCATCTTTACGAAGGCTGCCGACGTCGGCGCAGACCTGGTCGGCAAGGTCGAAGCAGGCATCCCTGAGGATGATCCGCGCAATCCGGCTGTTGTGGCTGACCTTGTCGGCGATAACGTCGGTGATTGCGCCGGTATGGCGGCAGACATCTTCGAATCCTATGAGGTAACGATTGTTTCCGGTTTGATCCTCGGTTTGGCGCTCTGGCATATCACCGGCCAACTCGAGTGGATCGTATTCCCGCTCGTGGTCCGTGGTATCGGCGTGCTGTCTTCCATTATCGGTACATATTTCGTGCGCGGCGGCGAGACTGGCAAGAGCGAAGATGCAATGAAAGCGATCTTTAGCGGTTTCCTGACCTCTGCCGTGATCTCAGCCGCTTTGTTCTTCATCGCCGGTTACGCCTATTTGAATACGGCTGAAATGAATCAATGGGGCGGTTGGTGGCGGTTGCCGACGGCGGTTGGCGTGGGCGTTTTGCTGGCCATCCTCATTGATCGTTTGACCGAATACTTCACCGGTACGCATGCCGCGCCTGTTAATGACATCAAGAAATCAGCGGATACGGGTCCTGCGACCTTGATCTTGAATGGCGTCTCTGTCGGATTCGAATCGTCCGTGTGGTCTGTGATTGTCATTGCATTGACCATCATTGCTTCCATCTTTATCTTCGGATCCATCCCCGGCGTCGAAGGTGCGGATCGGGCGACGTTCGTGCTTTATGGCGTTGCCATGACCGGCATCGGTATGTTGACTCTGACGGGCAACAATGTGGCGATGGACTCCTTTGGCCCGATAGCAGATAATGCCAACGGTATCGGCGAAATGTCCTGGTCCGGCAAGACGGATAAAGACACAAAACGCGCGCAGCAGATCATGGCGGATCTCGATGCGGTGGGCAACACAACCAAAGCCATAACAAAAGGTGTTGCCATTGGCTCGGCGGTGATTGCGGCGGTTTCACTTTTCGGCTCCTTCCTCGTGGATGTGTCCCGAGCGCAGGCCGGCTTCGGTATTCCTGTCGAACAGCAGATCCAAACCATCGGTATCCGTGTTGATATTCCACAGGTGTTTGTGGGTATGCTCCTCGGCGGAGCGCTGCCCTGGCTGTTCTCATCCTTTGCCATTCAGGCGGTTGCCCGTGCGGCATCGCTGATCGTGTTGGAAGTCCGCCGTCAGTTCAAACTCGGCGTGTTGACCGGCAAGGTCAAGCCCGATTACGCCCAGGCGGTCAGTATTTCGACCACCGCCGCTCAGAAGGAATTGGTCTCGCTTGCTCTGCTCGGCATCGTGACACCCATCGTCGTTGGCTTGCTCCTGACCGTGGAAGCCCTTGGCGGCTTTTTGGCTGGCATCATTGTTTCCGGTCAATTGCTTGCGGTCTTCCTCAACAACTCCGGCGGCGCCTGGGATAATGCCAAGAAGTTGATCGAAGATGAACCCAAGGACCCGAAGAAGAATCTAGGCAAGGGTTCCGAGCGTCACAAGGCTGGTGTTGTGGGAGATACGGTCGGAGACCCCTTCAAGGATACAGCCGGACCGGCTCTGAATCCAATGATCAAAGTGGTCAATCTCGTTGCAGTGATCATCGCTCCCATTGTCGTCCAATATCAGGGCGTCAAAGGACCGGCGCTGTATACCGTTTGGGTCGTAGCTGCCGTGCTTTTGGGTGTGCTTGCCTGGGCGGTAATGCGCTCCAAAGCTCCTGCTGAAGAAATGGCGGCAGGAGTGAAAGCAGGCAACGCAGCCAGGAAAAGCACCAAAAAGAAGTAA
- a CDS encoding iron-sulfur cluster assembly accessory protein, with protein sequence MLQEINTRLFTLTPAASEAVRNILTDRKLEGYALRVYVAGGGCCGVNFGMALDNNIRDVDTTFESDGVKVVVDEVSIDYLRDATVDFINDPVRGAGFAVDSPHAKGHSHGEGGCACGSGGGDGGCGCGGSCGCNN encoded by the coding sequence ATGCTCCAGGAAATTAATACCCGTCTCTTTACACTCACCCCTGCCGCGAGCGAAGCCGTCCGGAACATTCTGACGGATCGAAAACTCGAAGGATACGCCCTGCGCGTGTACGTAGCTGGGGGCGGTTGTTGCGGCGTAAATTTCGGCATGGCGCTGGATAACAACATCCGCGACGTCGACACAACATTTGAATCGGACGGCGTAAAGGTAGTGGTGGATGAAGTCTCCATCGATTACCTGCGCGACGCCACTGTCGATTTCATTAACGATCCCGTTCGCGGAGCGGGTTTTGCGGTGGATAGCCCTCATGCAAAAGGTCACAGCCATGGCGAGGGAGGCTGCGCCTGCGGTTCCGGCGGCGGGGACGGTGGCTGCGGCTGCGGCGGGTCGTGCGGTTGCAATAATTAA
- a CDS encoding zinc ribbon domain-containing protein: protein MERKIYHGKIKPVDIAQALLAEFNQGNMRAQTLGHSDRLVVQVGTRPDAMSGGQTAMTVTIQSIEDEGIMVELGQQAWLGVAASLGMSALAAIKNPFSLLGRLDDIAQDIENLQISERVWAVISKAARAAGASAELSENLKRTTCEYCHVANPVGEPSCTACGAPLGLVQPNTCPQCGFVVKTGAKSCPNCGNSLR from the coding sequence ATGGAGCGTAAAATCTATCACGGAAAGATCAAGCCGGTGGATATCGCCCAGGCGCTTTTGGCAGAGTTCAACCAGGGTAATATGCGCGCTCAAACATTGGGGCATAGCGATCGACTGGTGGTACAGGTGGGCACAAGACCAGATGCAATGTCCGGCGGACAGACCGCCATGACGGTCACCATTCAATCCATCGAAGATGAAGGGATCATGGTGGAGTTGGGACAACAAGCCTGGCTTGGAGTTGCAGCAAGCCTCGGGATGAGCGCTCTTGCCGCAATCAAGAATCCTTTCAGCTTGCTGGGGCGGCTAGATGATATCGCACAGGATATCGAGAACCTCCAGATCAGTGAACGGGTTTGGGCGGTAATTTCCAAGGCTGCGCGCGCGGCGGGCGCTTCAGCTGAACTTTCCGAAAATCTAAAACGCACGACTTGCGAATATTGTCACGTCGCCAATCCGGTCGGGGAACCGTCCTGCACTGCCTGTGGAGCCCCACTCGGTTTGGTGCAGCCCAATACCTGCCCCCAATGCGGCTTCGTGGTGAAGACAGGCGCAAAATCCTGCCCAAATTGCGGGAACTCGCTTCGATAA
- a CDS encoding DUF3662 domain-containing protein, translated as MNLRELESRLQNLIEVDLLKVLPGRAVEDVIIQKLAAAIQKNSIHSNDEIIIPDVYTFVLNPEKIGAWDDANLLTVILHSITTVAREAGFKFTISPTVSVTTDEKISPNDVEILTSHRIETMSETNATPLDTGSLDGNAEKIPENSFLIVEGVKIYPLNLPVVNIGRRMDNQLVIDDPRVSRNHAQLRAIKGRFVVFDLNSTGGTFVNGQRTSQSVLYPGDVISLAGVALIFGQDNPPPQPDLKDTAPFKNRGSEERPTAVLNKDHSTADFRKK; from the coding sequence ATGAACTTACGAGAACTCGAATCCCGGCTCCAGAACCTGATCGAGGTTGACCTATTAAAGGTCCTCCCCGGCAGGGCTGTTGAAGACGTGATTATCCAGAAGCTGGCCGCCGCCATCCAAAAAAACAGCATTCATTCCAACGACGAGATCATCATCCCTGATGTGTACACCTTCGTCTTAAACCCTGAAAAAATCGGCGCATGGGATGACGCCAACCTCCTTACAGTCATTTTACATTCGATCACGACAGTCGCCCGGGAGGCGGGTTTTAAGTTTACAATATCCCCAACCGTCAGTGTGACAACCGATGAAAAAATTTCCCCCAATGATGTCGAAATTTTGACTTCGCACCGGATAGAAACTATGTCTGAAACGAACGCAACTCCACTGGATACCGGCAGCCTCGACGGAAACGCGGAAAAGATCCCCGAGAATTCCTTCCTGATCGTGGAGGGTGTAAAAATCTACCCGCTCAACCTTCCGGTTGTAAATATCGGCCGCAGGATGGATAACCAATTGGTCATCGACGATCCACGCGTTTCCCGCAATCACGCCCAACTGCGGGCAATCAAAGGCCGCTTTGTCGTCTTCGACCTGAATTCTACAGGCGGGACTTTTGTCAACGGGCAGCGCACCAGCCAGAGCGTTTTATATCCAGGGGATGTGATCTCCCTGGCAGGGGTGGCGTTGATTTTCGGTCAGGACAACCCGCCTCCCCAACCGGACTTAAAAGACACTGCTCCATTCAAAAACCGGGGGTCAGAAGAGAGACCAACTGCGGTTTTGAATAAAGATCATTCCACGGCAGATTTCAGAAAAAAATGA
- a CDS encoding FHA domain-containing protein yields MSGAVVLAVRLLAAVALYGFLAWALIFLFREIQRQAVALAVRRVPGLSIMVESPGGNGVLRYFNQAEITIGRDPGSDIPLPDDTVSARHAHLVYHHNQWWIEDLASTNGTMLNKLPVTIPTVITSGDEIQCGSIGLSISLSENVIIEPTQRLDKQTHSQ; encoded by the coding sequence ATGAGCGGCGCCGTTGTCCTCGCAGTGAGACTCCTGGCGGCGGTCGCATTATACGGGTTTCTTGCTTGGGCGTTGATATTCCTCTTTCGTGAAATCCAGCGCCAAGCGGTCGCCCTGGCAGTCCGACGCGTTCCCGGTCTCAGCATCATGGTCGAGTCACCGGGCGGGAATGGGGTATTAAGGTATTTCAACCAGGCAGAAATTACGATTGGGCGCGACCCCGGCAGCGATATTCCATTGCCAGACGATACCGTCTCTGCGCGCCACGCGCACCTGGTGTACCACCATAATCAATGGTGGATAGAAGATCTCGCATCCACGAACGGGACGATGCTTAACAAATTACCGGTGACCATTCCGACAGTGATCACGTCCGGCGACGAGATCCAGTGCGGCAGCATTGGTTTGAGCATCAGCCTTTCTGAAAATGTGATCATCGAACCCACCCAGCGGCTGGACAAACAAACCCATTCACAATGA